A region of the Halosolutus amylolyticus genome:
TCGGTGGCCGCAACTGGCCCGGCGAGCCGTCGCCTATCGGACCCCGTCGAGAACCGTCTCGGTGCGTGGCATTCACTCACGTAAACTGGACATTCCGACGCCCCAACGGGGAAATTCGCTGAATTCGACCGGAGACGAAACACTACCCTTTTGACCCCGCTACCGGTATTGGGGGGTATATGGGCCGACGCAAGAAGATCGTCCAAGAGTGTGAACGGCTGATGGACGAACCGGAGAACATCCGGAACATCGCCATCGCCGCTCACGTCGACCACGGGAAAACGACGCTTTCTGACAACCTGCTGGCCGGTGCCGGCATGATCTCCGACGAGACTGCCGGCGAGCAGCTGGCGATGGACACGGAGGAGGACGAACAGGAACGCGGGATCACGATCGACGCGGCGAACGTGTCGATGACCCACGAGTACGAGGAGACCAACCACCTCATCAACCTCATCGACACGCCGGGCCACGTCGACTTCGGTGGCGACGTGACCCGCGCGATGCGCGCCGTCGACGGTGCGCTCGTCGTCGTCGACGCCGTCGAAGGGGCCATGCCCCAGACCGAGACGGTTCTCCGACAGGCGCTCCGCGAGGGCGTCAAACCGACCCTGTTCATCAACAAGGTCGACCGCCTCATCTCGGAGCTCCAGGAGGGGCCCGAAGAGATGCAACAGCGCCTCCTCTCGGTCATCCACGACGTCAACGAACTCATCCGCGGGATGACCCAGGACATGGACGACATCGACGACTGGACCGTCTCCGTCGAAGACGGCACCGTCGGTTTCGGCTCCGCGCTGTACAAGTGGGGCGTCTCGATGCCGTCGATGCAACGCACCGGGATGGACTTCGGCGATATCATGGAGATGGAGCGCAACGACCAGCGCCAGGAACTCCACGAGCGCACGCCGCTGTCCGACGTCGTGCTCGACATGGTCTGTGAGCACTTCCCGAACCCCGTCGACGCGCAGCCCCGACGTATTCCGCGGATCTGGCGCGGCGACGACGACTCCGAACTCGCCGAACAGATGCGCCTCGTCAACGAGGACGGCGAGGTCGTCTTCATGGTCACCGACATCTCGATGGACCCACATGCCGGCGAGATCGCGTCCGGTCGCGTCTTCTCCGGCTCCCTCGAGAAGGGACAGGAGCTGTACGTCTCCGGGACCGCGGGCAAGAACCGCGTCCAGTCCGTCGGCATCTACATGGGTGGCGAGCGCGAGGAAGTCGAGGAGGTTCCCGCCGGGAACATCGCCGCCGTCACCGGTCTCAAGGACGCCATTGCTGGCTCTACGGTCTCAAGCGTCGAGATGACGCCGTTCGAGTCGATCGAGCACATCTCCGAGCCGGTCATCACGAAGGCCGTAGAGGCCCAGAACATGGACGACCTGCCGAAGCTCATCGAGACGCTGCGGCAGGTGTCCAAGGAGGACCCGACGATCCAGATCGAGATCAACGAGGACACGGGCGAACACCTGATCTCCGGGCAGGGTGAACTCCACCTCGAGGTCATCACCCAGCGTATCGAGAAGAACCAGGGCATTCCGGTCAACACCGGCGAACCGATCGTCGTCTTCCGCGAACAGCCCCAGGAGGCGAGCGACCAGGTCGAGGGCATCTCGCCCAACCGCCACAACCGGTTCTACATCTCGATCGAGCCGATGACGGACGAACTCGTCGAGACGATCAAGCTCGGCGAGGCGTCGATGGACATGCCCGAGCAGGAACGCCGTGAAGCCCTGCAGGACGCCGGCATGGACAAGGACACGTCCCAGAACGTCGAACACATCCACGGGACGAACATCCTGATCGACGACACGAAGGGTATCCAGCACTTGAACGAGACGATGGAACTCGTCATCGAGGGGCTCGAGGAGGCCCTCGACAACGGTCCGCTCGCCAACGAGCCGGTCCAGGGGACGCTCATGCGTCTGCACGACGCCCGACTGCACGAGGACACCATCCACCGCGGTCCGGCACAGGTCATCCCCGCGACCCGCGAGGCCGTCCACAAGGCGCTGATCGACGGCCAGATCAAGATGCTCGAGCCGATGCAGGACGTCCGCATCGACGTGCCCAACGACCACATGGGTGCCGCCTCCGGCGAGATCCAGGGTCGTCGTGGCCGCGTCGACGACATGTATCAGGAAGGTGACCTCATGGTCGTCGAGGGTATCGCGCCCGTCGGCGAGATGATCGGCTTCGCTTCCGACATCCGCTCCGCGACCGAGGGCCGTGCCTCCTGGAACACCGAGAACGCCGGCTTCGAGGTCATGTCCGACTCGCTCCAGCGCGAGAAGATCATGGAGATCCGCGAGCGCAAGGGCATGAAGCTCGAACTGCCGCCGTCGATCGACTACATCTAGAACCGACCTTTTTTCCTCTCGGGTTCGCTCCGCTCACCCTCGAGCAAAAAACCTCGACCAAAAAACGCCGTTCGCGTCTTCGACGCTCATGGATGTAAACGGTGTACTCCACCGCCTCTCGCCGCTCGTATCAGTATCAACTACTTGGTTACTCGATCGGGTCCTGCCGCTCCATCATCCCCAGCGCGCGGTAGGTGATGACCGGTTCGTCGCGCTGGTTGTGGCCGATCGTCTCCATCGTCACGTTCCCGATCGACGGATACGTCTCGTTGGGTTCTTTCGCGACGACCTCGGTCTCGACGGAGAGCGTGTCGCCCGGGCGGAGCGGCTGAATCCACCGGAGGTCGTCGACGCCGCGCGCGCCGGCGAACTGGCGATCGTCCATGTGCCGGACGTTCTGGCGCATGCAGAGACAGGCGGTCTGCCAGCCGCTGGCGACGAGGCCGCCGAGAAAGGAGTCTTTCGCGGCCTCTTCGTCGAGGTGAAACGGCTGGGGATCGTACTTCTGTGCGAACTCGACGATCTCGTCCTTCGTGATCTCGTAGCTCCCGCAGTCGATCGTTTCGCCGACCGCGATATCCTCGTAGTAGCGGGTCATACGTGAGGACGCTCACCGATCGACATAAAATATTGTGCGCCACGGGACGGTCGCAGTCCCGGACCACTACGCAAATCCGGGGC
Encoded here:
- a CDS encoding elongation factor EF-2 — encoded protein: MGRRKKIVQECERLMDEPENIRNIAIAAHVDHGKTTLSDNLLAGAGMISDETAGEQLAMDTEEDEQERGITIDAANVSMTHEYEETNHLINLIDTPGHVDFGGDVTRAMRAVDGALVVVDAVEGAMPQTETVLRQALREGVKPTLFINKVDRLISELQEGPEEMQQRLLSVIHDVNELIRGMTQDMDDIDDWTVSVEDGTVGFGSALYKWGVSMPSMQRTGMDFGDIMEMERNDQRQELHERTPLSDVVLDMVCEHFPNPVDAQPRRIPRIWRGDDDSELAEQMRLVNEDGEVVFMVTDISMDPHAGEIASGRVFSGSLEKGQELYVSGTAGKNRVQSVGIYMGGEREEVEEVPAGNIAAVTGLKDAIAGSTVSSVEMTPFESIEHISEPVITKAVEAQNMDDLPKLIETLRQVSKEDPTIQIEINEDTGEHLISGQGELHLEVITQRIEKNQGIPVNTGEPIVVFREQPQEASDQVEGISPNRHNRFYISIEPMTDELVETIKLGEASMDMPEQERREALQDAGMDKDTSQNVEHIHGTNILIDDTKGIQHLNETMELVIEGLEEALDNGPLANEPVQGTLMRLHDARLHEDTIHRGPAQVIPATREAVHKALIDGQIKMLEPMQDVRIDVPNDHMGAASGEIQGRRGRVDDMYQEGDLMVVEGIAPVGEMIGFASDIRSATEGRASWNTENAGFEVMSDSLQREKIMEIRERKGMKLELPPSIDYI
- a CDS encoding MaoC family dehydratase, whose product is MTRYYEDIAVGETIDCGSYEITKDEIVEFAQKYDPQPFHLDEEAAKDSFLGGLVASGWQTACLCMRQNVRHMDDRQFAGARGVDDLRWIQPLRPGDTLSVETEVVAKEPNETYPSIGNVTMETIGHNQRDEPVITYRALGMMERQDPIE